The Helicobacteraceae bacterium genome has a window encoding:
- a CDS encoding DNA-3-methyladenine glycosylase I — protein MTRCGWHGQDELYARYHDEEWGVPVFDDRKRFEFLVLESAQAGLSWLTILRKRENYRAAYDGFDPQKVALYDENKIAELMANAKIVRNRLKIAASITNAAAFLAVQKEFGSFSNYIWGFTDGKVITNDVKTLADIPARSELSDRVAKDMKKRGFRFLGSVIIYSHMQATGLINDHLVDCFRYKEIKALNK, from the coding sequence ATGACGCGGTGCGGCTGGCATGGACAAGACGAGCTTTACGCCCGCTATCACGACGAGGAGTGGGGCGTTCCCGTATTCGACGATCGCAAGCGGTTTGAGTTTTTAGTCCTAGAATCCGCTCAAGCGGGGTTAAGTTGGCTGACGATTTTGCGAAAACGCGAAAATTACCGCGCCGCTTACGACGGATTCGATCCGCAAAAGGTCGCGCTATACGACGAAAACAAGATCGCCGAGCTAATGGCAAACGCCAAAATCGTTCGCAATCGTCTTAAAATCGCCGCGTCGATTACAAACGCCGCCGCATTTTTAGCCGTTCAAAAAGAGTTCGGTAGCTTCTCTAACTATATTTGGGGATTCACAGACGGCAAAGTCATAACTAACGACGTAAAAACGCTCGCCGATATTCCCGCTAGATCGGAGCTTTCCGATCGCGTAGCCAAAGATATGAAAAAGCGCGGATTTCGTTTTCTAGGAAGCGTGATTATTTACTCTCATATGCAAGCGACAGGGTTAATAAACGATCATCTCGTCGATTGTTTTCGCTATAAAGAGATAAAAGCGTTAAACAAATAG
- a CDS encoding biotin synthase, with protein sequence MDSVFLCAISNIASGSCNEDCGFCAQSARYQTKIERFKSKPIERICEEAKSAAKAGAVGFCLVTAGRAITDETLEYVSRAARAVKALELDLKIIACNGTGTKDRFTQLRQSGVDLYNHNLETSERFFPNICSTHSWRERYETNEAAASAGLGLVLGGIYGMGESDDDRVDLLKTIASFKPMSSPINFYIANPALPIKQPVIDTDEALKWVRKAREILGPQPRIMLAGGKEQAFGDRLMEAIEAGADAMVVGNYLTTEGMDSAKLRDTIIGAGYKVATPAECKAAFAAMGA encoded by the coding sequence ATGGATTCGGTTTTCTTATGCGCGATCAGCAATATAGCAAGCGGCAGTTGTAACGAGGATTGCGGTTTTTGCGCGCAGTCGGCGCGGTATCAGACAAAAATAGAGCGTTTCAAATCCAAGCCGATCGAGCGTATATGCGAGGAGGCAAAATCGGCGGCAAAAGCGGGCGCGGTGGGCTTTTGTCTGGTTACGGCGGGACGCGCTATTACGGATGAAACGCTTGAATACGTCTCAAGAGCGGCGCGGGCGGTCAAAGCGCTTGAACTCGATCTGAAAATTATCGCCTGTAACGGGACGGGGACGAAAGATCGCTTTACGCAGCTAAGGCAAAGCGGCGTCGATCTCTACAACCATAACCTCGAAACCAGCGAAAGGTTTTTTCCAAATATATGCTCGACGCATAGTTGGCGCGAGAGATACGAAACCAACGAAGCCGCCGCGAGCGCGGGGCTTGGACTGGTGCTAGGCGGCATTTACGGCATGGGCGAAAGCGACGACGATCGCGTCGATCTGCTGAAAACAATCGCGTCGTTTAAGCCGATGAGTTCGCCGATAAACTTCTACATCGCCAATCCGGCGTTGCCGATCAAACAACCCGTGATCGATACCGACGAGGCGCTAAAGTGGGTGCGCAAGGCGCGCGAAATCTTGGGACCTCAACCGCGTATTATGCTCGCTGGCGGCAAGGAGCAAGCCTTTGGCGATCGCCTGATGGAGGCGATCGAAGCGGGCGCGGACGCGATGGTGGTTGGCAATTATCTAACCACCGAAGGAATGGACAGCGCGAAACTGCGAGATACGATTATTGGCGCGGGCTACAAGGTAGCCACGCCCGCCGAGTGTAAAGCCGCTTTTGCGGCGATGGGCGCGTAA
- the panB gene encoding 3-methyl-2-oxobutanoate hydroxymethyltransferase produces the protein MTKTTVETIKAAKNARKLVAVTAYDALFARLIAPEADILLVGDSLAMSFGGHSDTLPITLEEMIYHTKAVCRGAADSFVVFDMPFGSCPNAKTALENAIRVYRETNASAVKIEGGVEKAEVVKRLTDNAIAVIGHIGLTPQFARQSGGFKVRGKDAEATQRLIEDAEALENAGAFAIVLEGVKALAAAHVVRSVKIPVIGIGAGKECDGQVLVWSDLLGFFEAFKPKFVRRYLEGATLAREAIAKFAADVRSGAFPNPEESY, from the coding sequence GTGACAAAAACTACCGTTGAAACGATAAAGGCGGCGAAGAACGCTAGAAAACTCGTCGCGGTTACCGCCTATGACGCGTTGTTCGCGAGGCTGATCGCGCCCGAAGCGGATATTTTGCTTGTAGGCGATAGTTTGGCTATGAGCTTTGGCGGACATAGCGACACGCTCCCAATCACGCTTGAGGAGATGATCTATCATACAAAGGCTGTTTGTAGGGGCGCGGCTGACTCGTTCGTCGTTTTTGACATGCCTTTTGGAAGTTGCCCGAACGCTAAAACCGCTTTAGAAAACGCGATCCGCGTCTATAGGGAGACAAATGCGAGCGCCGTTAAGATCGAGGGAGGCGTAGAGAAAGCCGAAGTCGTAAAACGGCTGACGGACAACGCGATCGCGGTAATAGGGCATATCGGCTTAACTCCGCAATTCGCGCGTCAAAGCGGAGGCTTTAAAGTGCGGGGCAAAGACGCGGAGGCGACTCAAAGGCTAATAGAGGACGCCGAAGCGTTAGAGAACGCGGGCGCGTTTGCAATCGTGCTAGAGGGCGTAAAAGCGTTAGCCGCCGCCCATGTTGTTAGAAGCGTGAAAATCCCCGTTATCGGTATAGGCGCGGGAAAAGAGTGCGACGGGCAAGTGCTAGTCTGGTCTGATCTGTTGGGCTTTTTCGAGGCGTTCAAGCCTAAGTTCGTAAGACGCTATTTAGAAGGCGCGACGCTTGCGAGAGAGGCGATCGCCAAATTCGCCGCCGACGTGAGATCGGGCGCGTTTCCAAACCCTGAAGAATCTTATTAG
- a CDS encoding methyl-accepting chemotaxis protein: MIRKINVKIRLIVLALVSLTTIIAVGTFGGLGVKTMDEQAENMYKMAALPATELGAMNGALGKIVADMLLAFQHDPRSRFSVAHADHPLSVHLDSAEGWRKKFDKGWEAYKKTERNDEEKKLSETIETHYNAFVNDVYTPIVNQLKRGDFDEQGNIKLIAGFKAHAENVEHAVAKLIAMQEDIAEEMNKETTVTYSETSVKIIVSICIGLALMSVVAFIIAVSITEPLSRIQAMTAEIERTGDFTKRINIRAHDEVGKTGDTINNLLNSLQMAFVSLLKNTEQLDKASAELAELSARVAKASEKTSDSSSDMAASVEEMTASITQVGENSKETSKAAEGVMELSQSGATIVNKTVVEMQNMSKAVQSSSETIAELGKQSEQISGIVQTIKDVADQTNLLALNAAIEAARAGEQGRGFAVVADEIRKLAERTTGATTEIAAMISAIQESSHTAVSSMTHAASMVSEGVSLAEQAGEAINKIAQGASQAQARVADITAALGEQSSASHQIAEQVEKVAQATDENSEAAKSSSAAADNIAKLAVTMRETMSKFKV; this comes from the coding sequence GTGATTAGAAAAATCAATGTGAAGATACGACTTATCGTCTTGGCGTTGGTAAGTTTAACGACAATAATCGCCGTAGGAACGTTTGGAGGTCTTGGCGTTAAAACGATGGACGAGCAAGCCGAAAATATGTATAAGATGGCGGCTCTGCCCGCGACGGAGCTTGGCGCGATGAACGGCGCTTTGGGTAAAATAGTAGCGGATATGTTGCTTGCTTTTCAGCACGATCCGAGAAGCAGATTTTCGGTCGCGCATGCCGATCACCCCTTGTCGGTTCATCTTGATAGCGCCGAAGGTTGGCGCAAAAAGTTTGACAAAGGTTGGGAAGCGTATAAAAAAACAGAGCGTAACGACGAGGAAAAAAAGCTCTCTGAAACGATAGAGACGCACTACAACGCGTTTGTTAACGACGTATATACGCCTATCGTTAATCAACTAAAACGCGGCGACTTCGACGAGCAAGGCAACATTAAACTTATAGCGGGATTCAAAGCTCACGCGGAAAACGTCGAACACGCTGTGGCAAAACTGATCGCTATGCAAGAGGATATCGCCGAGGAGATGAACAAAGAGACGACTGTTACATACTCGGAAACAAGCGTTAAAATAATCGTAAGTATCTGTATCGGCTTAGCGTTGATGAGCGTCGTCGCATTCATAATCGCAGTCTCTATCACAGAACCGCTTAGCAGAATTCAAGCGATGACGGCGGAAATAGAGCGAACGGGAGATTTCACGAAGCGTATAAACATTAGAGCGCATGACGAAGTGGGTAAGACGGGCGATACTATCAACAATCTATTAAACTCGTTGCAAATGGCGTTTGTTTCGCTATTAAAGAACACGGAGCAGTTAGACAAAGCCAGCGCGGAACTCGCCGAGTTAAGCGCTAGAGTGGCGAAAGCGTCCGAAAAAACGAGCGATTCCAGCTCCGATATGGCGGCAAGCGTGGAAGAGATGACGGCAAGCATTACTCAAGTAGGCGAAAACTCCAAAGAAACAAGCAAAGCGGCGGAAGGCGTGATGGAGCTTTCGCAAAGCGGCGCGACAATCGTCAATAAAACGGTCGTCGAAATGCAAAATATGTCCAAAGCGGTGCAAAGCTCGTCCGAGACAATAGCGGAGCTTGGCAAACAAAGCGAGCAGATTTCAGGAATCGTTCAGACGATCAAAGACGTAGCCGATCAAACCAATCTACTCGCGTTGAACGCGGCGATCGAAGCGGCTAGAGCCGGCGAACAGGGACGCGGCTTTGCCGTCGTCGCGGACGAGATTAGAAAACTCGCCGAACGCACCACCGGCGCTACGACGGAGATCGCAGCTATGATCAGCGCTATTCAGGAAAGCTCGCATACGGCGGTTTCCTCGATGACGCACGCGGCGTCGATGGTAAGCGAAGGCGTTTCACTGGCGGAACAGGCGGGCGAGGCGATCAACAAGATCGCTCAAGGCGCTTCGCAAGCGCAAGCGCGAGTGGCGGATATTACGGCGGCTTTAGGAGAGCAATCTAGCGCTAGCCATCAGATAGCCGAACAGGTGGAAAAAGTCGCGCAGGCTACCGACGAGAACTCCGAAGCGGCAAAAAGCTCTTCGGCGGCGGCGGATAACATCGCTAAACTCGCCGTTACTATGCGCGAAACGATGTCGAAGTTTAAGGTGTAA